One region of Glycine max cultivar Williams 82 chromosome 9, Glycine_max_v4.0, whole genome shotgun sequence genomic DNA includes:
- the LOC100814613 gene encoding AT-hook motif nuclear-localized protein 23: MAGIDLGSASHFVHHRLQRPDLEDDENQQDQDNNLNDHEGLDLITPNPGPGDVVGRRPRGRPPGSKNKPKPPVIITRESANTLRAHILEVSTGCDVFESVATYARKRQRGICVLSGSGTVTNVTLRQPAAAGAVVTLHGRFEILSLSGSFLPPPAPPGATSLTVFLGGGQGQVVGGNVVGPLVASGPVIVIASSFTNVAYERLPLDEDESMQMQQGQSSAGDGSGDHGGGVSNNSFPDPSSGLPFFNLPLNMPQLPVDGWAGNSGGRQSY, translated from the coding sequence ATGGCCGGCATAGACTTGGGTTCAGCATCACATTTTGTTCATCATCGCCTTCAACGCCCTGACCTTGAAGACGATGAGAACCAACAAGACCAAGACAACAACCTTAACGATCACGAAGGGCTTGACCTAATTACACCAAATCCAGGTCCTGGTGATGTTGTTGGTCGCAGGCCAAGAGGAAGACCCCCAGGTTCAAAGAACAAGCCAAAACCACCAGTTATCATCACAAGAGAGAGTGCAAACACCCTTAGGGCTCACATCCTTGAAGTTAGTACTGGTTGTGACGTCTTTGAATCGGTCGCTACCTATGCAAGGAAGCGGCAAAGAGGGATATGTGTCCTCAGTGGGAGTGGCACCGTGACCAACGTGACATTGAGGCAGCCGGCCGCGGCTGGTGCCGTCGTCACGCTGCACGGAAGGTTTGAGATCCTCTCTTTGTCAGGATCATTCCTCCCACCTCCAGCTCCACCAGGTGCTACAAGTTTGACTGTGTTCCTTGGTGGAGGACAGGGTCAAGTGGTGGGAGGAAATGTTGTTGGTCCTTTGGTGGCTTCTGGGCCTGTTATTGTTATTGCTTCATCTTTTACTAATGTAGCATATGAGAGGTTGCCTTTGGATGAAGATGAATCTATGCAGATGCAACAAGGGCAATCATCAGCTGGTGATGGTAGCGGTGACCATGGTGGTGGAGTTAGTAATAACTCTTTTCCGGATCCGTCTTCCGGGCTTCCATTCTTCAATTTGCCACTAAACATGCCTCAGTTACCTGTTGATGGTTGGGCTGGCAACTCTGGTGGAAGGCAATCTTACTGA
- the LOC100805695 gene encoding UDP-glycosyltransferase 74G1, whose translation MVHCVILPYPAQGHINPIHQFSKLLQREGVRITLVTTLSYCKNLQNAPASIALETISDGFDNGGVAEAGNWKVYMERFWQVGPKTLAELLEKLDRSGDPVDCVIYDSFFPWVLEVAKGFGIVGVVFLTQNMSVNSIYYHVQQGKLRVPLTENEISLPFLPKLHHKDMPSFFFPTDVDNSVLLDLVVGQFSNIDKADWIMCNSFYELEKEVTDWTEMIWPKFRAIGPCITSMILNKGLTDDEDDGVTQFKSEECMKWLDDKPKQSVVYVSFGSMAILNEEQIKELAYGLSDSEIYFLWVLRASEETKLPKDFEKKSEKGLVVGWCSQLKVLAHEAIGCFVTHCGWNSTLEAMSLGVPMVAMPYWSDQSTNAKQIVDVLKIGIRTTVDEKKIVRGEVLKCCIMEIMKSERGKEVKSNMERWKALAARAVSEEGSSRKNIAEFVNSLFNLQQGIAN comes from the exons ATGGTGCACTGTGTGATCTTACCATATCCAGCTCAAGGCCACATTAACCCCATTCATCAGTTCTCCAAACTCTTGCAACGAGAAGGGGTGAGAATAACACTTGTCACCACCCTTTCCTACTGCAAGAACTTGCAGAATGCACCTGCTTCTATTGCACTTGAAACCATTTCTGATGGTTTTGACAATGGTGGTGTTGCTGAGGCAGGGAACTGGAAGGTCTACATGGAACGTTTTTGGCAAGTAGGGCCAAAGACCCTTGCTGAGCTTCTTGAGAAACTTGATAGATCAGGTGACCCTGTTGATTGTGTTATTTATGACTCATTCTTCCCTTGGGTTCTTGAGGTTGCAAAGGGTTTTGGGATAGTTGGAGTTGTTTTTCTCACTCAAAATATGTCCGTTAATAGTATATACTACCATGTCCAGCAAGGGAAGTTGCGTGTTCCCCTCACAGAAAATGAGATTTCCCTTCCTTTCTTACCCAAACTTCACCATAAGGACATGCCCTCGTTCTTCTTCCCCACAGATGTGGATAATTCAGTTTTGCTTGATTTGGTAGTGGGTCAGTTCTCCAATATCGACAAAGCTGATTGGATCATGTGCAATTCATTCTACGAGTTGGAAAAAGAG GTAACTGATTGGACGGAGATGATTTGGCCCAAATTTAGGGCCATAGGACCATGCATAACCTCTATGATTTTAAACAAGGGACTTacagatgatgaagatgatggcGTTACACAATTTAAGAGTGAAGAATGCATGAAATGGTTAGATGATAAACCAAAACAGTCTGttgtttatgtttcttttgGGTCTATGGCAATACTCAACGAAGAGCAAATAAAGGAATTAGCTTATGGTTTGAGTGACAGCGAAATTTACTTTTTGTGGGTGCTCAGAGCCTCAGAAGAAACTAAGCTTCCcaaagattttgaaaaaaagtcAGAGAAGGGTTTAGTAGTAGGGTGGTGCTCACAACTAAAAGTTTTAGCTCATGAAGCTATAGGGTGTTTTGTAACGCATTGTGGCTGGAACTCCACATTGGAAGCCATGAGTTTAGGAGTTCCAATGGTTGCAATGCCATATTGGTCCGACCAAAGTACAAATGCTAAGCAAATTGTTGATGTCTTGAAAATTGGAATCAGAACCACAGTTGATGAGAAAAAGATTGTGAGAGGAGAAGTATTAAAGTGTTGCATAATGGAAATAATGAAGAGTGAGAGAGGCAAAGAGGTGAAAAGCAATATGGAGCGATGGAAGGCTTTGGCTGCACGAGCTGTTAGCGAGGAAGGAAGTTCTCGTAAAAACATTGCAGAATTTGTCAATAGCTTGTTCAATTTACAACAGGGAATTGCAAATTAA
- the LOC100806225 gene encoding mogroside IE synthase isoform X3 — MVHCVVLAYPAQGHINPMHHFSKLLQQQGVKVTLVTTFSYCKSLQNIPSSIALKSISDGFDNSGLAEAGNWKVYLERFWQVGPKTLAELLEKHDRSVLDEEQIREIAYVLRDSDQSYFLWVVKASEETKLPKDFEKKSEKGLVVGWCSQLKVLAHEAVGCFVTHWGWNSTLEALSLGVPMVAMPYWFDQSINAKLIVDVWKMGIRATVDEQKIVRGEVLKYCIMEKMNSEKGKEVKGNMVQWKALAARFVSKEGSSHKNIAEFVNSLFNLQAACRELQNNSC, encoded by the exons ATGGTGCACTGTGTGGTCTTAGCATATCCAGCTCAAGGCCACATTAACCCTATGCATCATTTCTCCAAGCTCTTGCAACAACAAGGGGTGAAAGTAACACTAGTCACCACCTTTTCCTACTGCAAGAGCTTGCAAAACATACCTTCTTCTATTGCACTTAAATCCATTTCTGATGGGTTTGACAACAGTGGGCTTGCTGAAGCAGGGAACTGGAAGGTCTACTTGGAACGTTTCTGGCAAGTAGGGCCAAAGACTCTTGCTGAGCTTCTTGAGAAACATGATAGATCAG TACTCGACGAGGAGCAAATAAGGGAAATAGCATATGTTTTGAGAGATAGTGATCAAAGTTACTTTTTGTGGGTGGTGAAGGCCTCAGAAGAAACTAAGCTTCCCAAAGATTTTGAAAAGAAGTCAGAGAAGGGTTTAGTAGTAGGGTGGTGCTCCCAACTAAAAGTCTTAGCTCATGAAGCTGTAGGGTGTTTTGTAACACATTGGGGTTGGAACTCCACATTGGAAGCCTTGAGTTTAGGGGTTCCAATGGTTGCAATGCCATATTGGTTTGATCAAAGTATAAATGCTAAGCTAATTGTAGATGTCTGGAAAATGGGAATTAGAGCTACAGTTGATGAACAAAAGATTGTGAGAGGAGAAGTGTTGAAGTATTGCATAATGGAAAAAATGAATAGTGAGAAAGGCAAAGAGGTGAAAGGCAACATGGTGCAATGGAAGGCTTTGGCTGCACGATTTGTTAGTAAGGAAGGGAGTTCTCATAAAAACATTGCAGAATTTGTGAATAGTTTGTTCAATTTACAAGCAGCGTGCAGGGAATTGCAAAATAATTCTTGTTAA
- the LOC100806225 gene encoding flavonol 7-O-beta-glucosyltransferase UGT74F1 isoform X2, translating to MVHCVVLAYPAQGHINPMHHFSKLLQQQGVKVTLVTTFSYCKSLQNIPSSIALKSISDGFDNSGLAEAGNWKVYLERFWQVGPKTLAELLEKHDRSDDDDEEDDGLTQFNNEECMKWLDDKPKQSVVYVSFGSMAVLDEEQIREIAYVLRDSDQSYFLWVVKASEETKLPKDFEKKSEKGLVVGWCSQLKVLAHEAVGCFVTHWGWNSTLEALSLGVPMVAMPYWFDQSINAKLIVDVWKMGIRATVDEQKIVRGEVLKYCIMEKMNSEKGKEVKGNMVQWKALAARFVSKEGSSHKNIAEFVNSLFNLQAACRELQNNSC from the exons ATGGTGCACTGTGTGGTCTTAGCATATCCAGCTCAAGGCCACATTAACCCTATGCATCATTTCTCCAAGCTCTTGCAACAACAAGGGGTGAAAGTAACACTAGTCACCACCTTTTCCTACTGCAAGAGCTTGCAAAACATACCTTCTTCTATTGCACTTAAATCCATTTCTGATGGGTTTGACAACAGTGGGCTTGCTGAAGCAGGGAACTGGAAGGTCTACTTGGAACGTTTCTGGCAAGTAGGGCCAAAGACTCTTGCTGAGCTTCTTGAGAAACATGATAGATCAG atgatgatgatgaagaagatgatggtCTTACACAATTTAATAATGAAGAATGCATGAAATGGTTAGATGATAAACCAAAACAATCTGttgtttatgtttcttttgGATCCATGGCAGTACTCGACGAGGAGCAAATAAGGGAAATAGCATATGTTTTGAGAGATAGTGATCAAAGTTACTTTTTGTGGGTGGTGAAGGCCTCAGAAGAAACTAAGCTTCCCAAAGATTTTGAAAAGAAGTCAGAGAAGGGTTTAGTAGTAGGGTGGTGCTCCCAACTAAAAGTCTTAGCTCATGAAGCTGTAGGGTGTTTTGTAACACATTGGGGTTGGAACTCCACATTGGAAGCCTTGAGTTTAGGGGTTCCAATGGTTGCAATGCCATATTGGTTTGATCAAAGTATAAATGCTAAGCTAATTGTAGATGTCTGGAAAATGGGAATTAGAGCTACAGTTGATGAACAAAAGATTGTGAGAGGAGAAGTGTTGAAGTATTGCATAATGGAAAAAATGAATAGTGAGAAAGGCAAAGAGGTGAAAGGCAACATGGTGCAATGGAAGGCTTTGGCTGCACGATTTGTTAGTAAGGAAGGGAGTTCTCATAAAAACATTGCAGAATTTGTGAATAGTTTGTTCAATTTACAAGCAGCGTGCAGGGAATTGCAAAATAATTCTTGTTAA
- the LOC100806225 gene encoding mogroside IE synthase isoform X1: MVHCVVLAYPAQGHINPMHHFSKLLQQQGVKVTLVTTFSYCKSLQNIPSSIALKSISDGFDNSGLAEAGNWKVYLERFWQVGPKTLAELLEKHDRSGPCITSMILNTRLADDDDEEDDGLTQFNNEECMKWLDDKPKQSVVYVSFGSMAVLDEEQIREIAYVLRDSDQSYFLWVVKASEETKLPKDFEKKSEKGLVVGWCSQLKVLAHEAVGCFVTHWGWNSTLEALSLGVPMVAMPYWFDQSINAKLIVDVWKMGIRATVDEQKIVRGEVLKYCIMEKMNSEKGKEVKGNMVQWKALAARFVSKEGSSHKNIAEFVNSLFNLQAACRELQNNSC; the protein is encoded by the exons ATGGTGCACTGTGTGGTCTTAGCATATCCAGCTCAAGGCCACATTAACCCTATGCATCATTTCTCCAAGCTCTTGCAACAACAAGGGGTGAAAGTAACACTAGTCACCACCTTTTCCTACTGCAAGAGCTTGCAAAACATACCTTCTTCTATTGCACTTAAATCCATTTCTGATGGGTTTGACAACAGTGGGCTTGCTGAAGCAGGGAACTGGAAGGTCTACTTGGAACGTTTCTGGCAAGTAGGGCCAAAGACTCTTGCTGAGCTTCTTGAGAAACATGATAGATCAG GACCATGCATAACCTCCATGATTTTAAATACGCGACttgcagatgatgatgatgaagaagatgatggtCTTACACAATTTAATAATGAAGAATGCATGAAATGGTTAGATGATAAACCAAAACAATCTGttgtttatgtttcttttgGATCCATGGCAGTACTCGACGAGGAGCAAATAAGGGAAATAGCATATGTTTTGAGAGATAGTGATCAAAGTTACTTTTTGTGGGTGGTGAAGGCCTCAGAAGAAACTAAGCTTCCCAAAGATTTTGAAAAGAAGTCAGAGAAGGGTTTAGTAGTAGGGTGGTGCTCCCAACTAAAAGTCTTAGCTCATGAAGCTGTAGGGTGTTTTGTAACACATTGGGGTTGGAACTCCACATTGGAAGCCTTGAGTTTAGGGGTTCCAATGGTTGCAATGCCATATTGGTTTGATCAAAGTATAAATGCTAAGCTAATTGTAGATGTCTGGAAAATGGGAATTAGAGCTACAGTTGATGAACAAAAGATTGTGAGAGGAGAAGTGTTGAAGTATTGCATAATGGAAAAAATGAATAGTGAGAAAGGCAAAGAGGTGAAAGGCAACATGGTGCAATGGAAGGCTTTGGCTGCACGATTTGTTAGTAAGGAAGGGAGTTCTCATAAAAACATTGCAGAATTTGTGAATAGTTTGTTCAATTTACAAGCAGCGTGCAGGGAATTGCAAAATAATTCTTGTTAA
- the LOC100815138 gene encoding acyl-coenzyme A thioesterase 9, mitochondrial, which translates to MDLNSSPSNNTIAVNGTIPVASTFAKATAPLENPPPANGSSNRKPIALWPGMYHSPVTTALWEARTKIFERLLDPPRDAPPQSELLTRTPSQSRTSILYNFSSDFVLREQYRDPWNEVRIGKLLEDLDALAGTISVKHCSDEASTTRPLIVVTASVDKIVLKKPISVNIDLKIVGSVIWVGHSSIEIQLEVTQSNEEGNDSDSVALTANFIFVARDSKTGKAAPVNRLSPETAHEKLLFVQAEARSNLRKRKREGEKRDFENGEKNRLQALLAEGRIFCDMPALADRDSILLKDTSLENALICQPQQRNIHGRIFGGFLMHRAFELAFSTAYAFAGLVPCFLEVDHVDFLRPVDVGDFLRLKSCVLYTEVHDPDQPLINVEVVAHVTRPELRSSEVSNTFHFTFTVRPEAKAMKNGFKLRNVVPATEEEAWRILERIDADNLNEFFRT; encoded by the exons ATGGATTTGAATTCCTCTCCTTCGAACAACACAATTGCCGTGAATGGAACAATCCCCGTCGCTTCCACGTTCGCCAAGGCCACCGCGCCGTTGGAGAACCCTCCGCCGGCGAACGGCTCCAGCAACCGGAAACCCATCGCATTGTGGCCGGGGATGTACCATTCTCCGGTGACGACGGCTCTGTGGGAGGCTCGGACCAAGATTTTTGAGCGGCTTCTGGACCCTCCGAGGGACGCTCCTCCGCAGAGTGAATTGCTCACCAGAACCCCGTCGCAGAGCAGGACCAGCATCTTGTACAACTTCTCCTCTGATTTCGTGCTCAGGGAACAGTATAGGGATCCCTGGAATGAAGTCCGAATTGGGAAGTTGCTCGAAGATCTTGATGCCCTCGCTGGAACTATTTCTGTCAag CATTGTTCTGATGAAGCTAGCACAACAAGGCCACTTATAGTTGTCACTGCTTCTGTTGATAAGATCGTACTAAAGAAGCCAATTAGTGTTAACATTGATCTCAAGATAGTTGGTTCTGTTATATGGGTTGGGCACTCCTCAATAGAGATTCAACTGGAAGTTACTCAGTCCAATGAAG AGGGCAATGATTCAGACTCAGTAGCACTGACAGCCAACTTCATATTCGTTGCTCGAGACTCAAAAACTGGGAAAGCTGCTCCAGTGAATCGACTTTCGCCAGAAACTGCTCATGAAAAACTTCTTTTTGTACAAGCTGAAGCAAGAAGTAAtttgagaaaaaggaaaagagaagggGAAAAGAGGGACTTTGAGAATGGGGAGAAAAATAGGCTTCAGGCCCTATTGGCTGAAGGAAGAATATTCTGTGACATGCCAGCTTTAGCTGATCGAGACAGCATTCTTCTAAAGGATACCAGCCTTGAGAATGCTTTAATATGCCAGCCACAGCAAAGGAATATCCATGGTCGAATATTTGGAGGTTTCTTGATGCATCGTGCATTTGAATTGGCTTTCTCCACAGCATATGCCTTTGCTGGATTAGTTCCTTGCTTTCTAGAAGTTGATCATGTTGATTTCCTAAGACCT GTTGATGTAGGGGACTTTTTGCGTCTCAAATCTTGTGTTCTGTACACGGAGGTTCACGATCCTGATCAGCCACTTATCAACGTTGAAGTTGTTGCTCATGTTACACGACCTGAGCTACGTAGTAGTGAG GTATCAAATACTTTCCATTTCACTTTCACTGTCCGTCCAGAAGCCAAGGCGATGAAAAATGGATTCAAACTTCGCAATGTAGTACCAGcaacagaagaagaagcatGGCGTATATTAGAGCGCATAGATGCTGACAACTTGAATGAATTCTTCAGAACATAA
- the LOC100806759 gene encoding formin-like protein 1 encodes MQTFFLYLFLFFLLCALQQLASSQPFFLNRRILHEPFVPLTSTLPPSEAPKPQPLHASPSSQKQKPNPKYPSSTIPTTSTTATAVPTPTTATTTTQSPFFPLYPSSPPPPSPITFASFPANISSLILPHSPKPNSSSNKLLPVALSAVAAAVLAIIISAVVCYRRRRNHPLAAEGKLIRSDTDLRLLRHNAETAVETRKLRHTSSASSEFLYLGTVVNSHVTDDSADVSDARGDRKMKSPELRPLPPLARQASLPPPPPCEEAGFTTAEEEGEDDEEFYSPRGSSLGGSGGTGSGSRRIFAAGGRSVISSSCSSSSSASPERSHSIANSPSASSSSRRTQPKSPENYNHQHVQSSSSPSLGSTPERVFTEHNSNEALSACTHAHASSSSSSLHEGTLEKNENALSSSLPPPPPPPRLSNASSSSSAFSLPSSPEKVTRNNTFDQSPRMSSVSDGLMLPGLSSVPLSPALLSSPETERGTFNGWRTSSFGAAAPQRKQWNLPVLSLTPPFDEIGTVPAPPPLPQRKHWEIPGSGPPPPPPLPRQRKQWGVPALALGSSTPISRPPELLPPSRPFVLQNQGSNVELPASLGEIEETSKPKLKPLHWDKVRTTSDRQMVWDQMKSRSFKLNEKMIETLFVVNTPNPNSVFHQPNQEERVLDPKKSQNISILLKALNVTIEEVCEALLEGSTDTLGTELLESLLRMAPSKEEECKLKEHKDDSPTKLGPAEIFLKAVLNVPFAFKRIEAMLYIANFEFEVEYLRTSFQTLQTACEELRHCRMFMKLLEAVLKTGNRMNVGTNRGDAEAFKLDTLLKLVDVKGADGKTTLLHFVVQEIIQTEGACLSGTNQTPSSTLSGDAKCRRLGLQVVSSLSSELANVKKAAAMDSEVLSSDVLKLSKGIASLAEAVQLNQTMASDESSQKFTESMNKFIRMAEEEIPKIQAQESVASSHVKEITEYFLGNLTKEEAHPFRIFMVVRDFLAVLDRVCKEVGMINERTMVSSAHKFPVPVNPMLPQPLPGLHERQQYNDSSDDDSSSSSP; translated from the exons ATGCAAACCTTCTTCTTgtaccttttccttttcttcttgttatGTGCACTTCAACAACTAGCCTCATCCCAACCCTTCTTCCTCAATAGAAGGATCCTCCATGAACCCTTTGTTCCTTTAACCAGTACTCTTCCACCTTCTGAGGCACCAAAGCCACAACCTCTTCATGCTTCTCCTTCAAgccaaaaacaaaaaccaaatccAAAATATCCATCATCTACCATTCCCACAACCTCTACCACTGCCACAGCAGTACCAACACCAACAACAGCTACAACTACAACACAATCACCATTTTTCCCATTATACCCTTCTTCCCCTCCACCTCCTTCTCCAATCACCTTTGCTTCCTTCCCTGCCAACATTTCCTCTCTCATTCTCCCTCACTCTCCCAAACCCAATTCTTCCTCCAACAAACTCCTCCCTGTTGCTCTCTCCGCCGTCGCCGCTGCGGTCCTCGCTATAATCATCTCCGCCGTCGTCTGTTACCGCCGTCGCCGGAACCATCCCCTCGCCGCCGAAGGCAAACTTATCCGATCCGACACCGACCTCCGCCTGCTCCGGCACAATGCCGAAACCGCCGTCGAAACTCGCAAGCTCCGGCACACGTCTTCCGCCAGCTCCGAGTTTCTATATCTAGGAACAGTAGTTAACTCGCACGTAACTGACGATAGCGCCGACGTCTCCGACGCCCGCGGCGACCGGAAAATGAAATCGCCGGAGCTCCGGCCACTTCCGCCGCTCGCGCGACAAGCTTCCttgccgccgccgccgccgtgCGAGGAGGCGGGGTTCACCACCGCGGAGGAGGAGGGTGAGGACGATGAGGAGTTTTACTCGCCGAGAGGCTCCTCGTTAGGAGGCTCCGGCGGAACCGGATCGGGTTCCCGGCGAATTTTCGCCGCTGGAGGAAGAAGCGTCATCTCTAGTTCgtgctcttcctcttcttccgcCTCGCCGGAAAGGTCACACTCTATCGCGAATTCGCCGTCGGCGAGTTCGAGTTCCCGGAGAACACAGCCAAAGTCTCCTGAAAATTACAACCACCAACACGTacaatcttcttcttctccttcgttGGGCTCAACACCAGAAAGGGTTTTTACTGAAcataattcaaatgaagcattAAGTGCATGTACACATGCACatgcatcatcatcatcatcatcattacatGAAGGAACgttggagaaaaatgaaaatgcattatcatcatcactaccaccaccaccaccaccaccgagACTATCTAAtgcttcttcgtcttcttcggctttttctcttccctcttcGCCGGAGAAGGTGACACGTAATAACACTTTCGATCAGTCTCCAAGAATGTCGAGTGTCTCCGACGGACTAATGTTACCGGGTTTGTCATCGGTGCCTTTGTCACCCGCCCTATTGTCATCACCGGAAACCGAAAGGGGAACTTTTAATGGATGGAGAACAAGTTCTTTTGGTGCGGCTGCGCCGCAGAGGAAACAATGGAATCTTCCGGTGCTATCACTAACACCACCCTTTGATGAAATTGGAACGGTTCCGGCTCCTCCACCTTTGCCACAGAGGAAGCACTGGGAGATTCCGGGTTCTGGTCCGCCACCGCCGCCACCATTGCCACGGCAAAGGAAGCAGTGGGGAGTGCCAGCGCTTGCACTGGGGTCCTCGACACCGATTTCGAGGCCGCCAGAATTGTTGCCTCCTTCGAGACCTTTTGTGTTGCAAAACCAAGGAAGCAATGTCGAGTTGCCGGCGAGTTTGGGGGAAATTGAAGAGACTAGTAAACCAAAATTGAAGCCCCTGCATTGGGACAAAGTAAGAACCACCTCTGATCGTCAAATGGTGTGGGATCAGATGAAGTCCCGCTCGTTTAA ATTGAATGAGAAAATGATTGAAACATTGTTTGTAGTGAACACACCAAACCCAAACTCAGTTTTTCACCAGCCGAATCAGGAGGAAAGAGTACTCGATCCTAAAAAGTCTCAGAATATTTCAATCTTGCTGAAAGCACTTAATGTCACTATAGAAGAAGTGTGTGAAGCACTCTTAGAAG GTAGTACTGATACACTTGGAACAGAATTACTTGAAAGCTTATTAAGAATGGCACCAAGCAAGGAAGAAGAATGTAAGTTGAAGGAACATAAAGATGACTCACCAACCAAGCTTGGTCCGGCTGAAATTTTTTTGAAGGCAGTGCTTAATGTACCTTTTGCATTTAAAAGGATTGAAGCGATGCTTTATATAGCCAATTTTGAGTTTGAAGTGGAGTATCTTAGGACATCCTTTCAAACTCTACAG ACTGCCTGTGAAGAGCTGCGACATTGTAGAATGTTCATGAAGCTTCTGGAGGCTGTACTTAAAACTGGGAACCGCATGAATGTGGGGACCAACCGCGGGGATGCAGAGGCATTCAAACTTGATACTCTTCTCAAACTGGTTGACGTCAAAGGCGCAGATGGGAAAACCACTCTACTGCATTTTGTTGTACAGGAAATTATCCAAACTGAAGGTGCTTGTCTCTCGGGCACTAATCAAACTCCAAGCTCTACTTTGAGTGGAGATGCCAAGTGTAGGAGGCTTGGACTACAAGTTGTATCAAGCCTGAGTTCCGAGCTAGCAAATGTGAAGAAGGCAGCAGCTATGGATTCTGAAGTTCTCAGCAGTGATGTCTTGAAACTTTCCAAAGGAATTGCTAGCTTAGCAGAGGCTGTGCAATTAAACCAAACCATGGCATCAGATGAAAGCAGTCAGAAATTCACAGAATCAATGAACAAATTCATCAGAATGGCTGAGGAGGAAATTCCAAAAATTCAAGCCCAAGAAAGTGTTGCTTCCTCCCATGTGAAGGAGATTACAGAGTATTTTCTTGGGAACTTGACAAAGGAAGAAGCTCATCCATTTAGAATATTCATGGTTGTAAGAGACTTCCTAGCAGTTCTTGACCGGGTCTGCAAAGAAGTTGGAATGATAAATGAGAGAACTATGGTTAGTTCAGCTCATAAATTCCCTGTGCCAGTTAACCCTATGCTTCCGCAACCCCTTCCTGGATTACATGAGAGACAACAGTATAATGACTCTTCAGATGATGATAGTTCATCTTCATCACCATAG